The stretch of DNA TTGACCTTATCCTTCACCCTCTTCACTACGCCCCCCTTATCGTAGATTACCCTCCCCTCTATGAGGGCGTTGAGGATCACGGGGCTCGATACGTTCTTAGCGAGGTCTTGAATGGATACTACGAGGACCGTCGTATCTCTATTTACAGCCTCCCTGAAGGCCCTTAAGCCCTCATAGGCTTTAAAGTAAGTCTTCACCGGATCACCGTCAAAATAATCCTTTAAGAGTAGAAGTATGTCGTAGTCGCTTTCATCCCTGTAATCCCCTCTAGCCCTAGAGCCGAAGAGCATTAACCC from Candidatus Nezhaarchaeales archaeon encodes:
- a CDS encoding nucleotidyltransferase domain-containing protein — its product is MRVWKGVEVDVEELLTSLSRKMFGDGLLGLMLFGSRARGDYRDESDYDILLLLKDYFDGDPVKTYFKAYEGLRAFREAVNRDTTVLVVSIQDLAKNVSSPVILNALIEGRVIYDKGGVVKRVKDKVNDRLKSLGIRRVKEDWGYSWIVPSDVAPFKVEVDLERS